The Diceros bicornis minor isolate mBicDic1 chromosome 15, mDicBic1.mat.cur, whole genome shotgun sequence genome has a window encoding:
- the LOC131414746 gene encoding cytochrome c oxidase copper chaperone, which produces MPGLTAESPALSDSQEKKPLKPCCACPETKKARDACIIEKGEEHCGHLIEAHKECMRALGFKI; this is translated from the exons ATGCCGGGTCTGACGGCCGAAAGCCCTGCCCTGTCTGACTCGCAGGAGAAGAAGCCGCTGAAGCCCTGCTGCGCCTGCCCGGAGACCAAGAAGGCGCGCGATGCGTG catcatagagaaaggagaagagcacTGTGGACACCTAATTGAGGCCCACAAGGAGTGCATGAGAGCCCTGGGATTTAAGATATGA